The DNA segment TATGGCATATCTGAGATATCGAATGCTCATTTATCCTCCACGTTGCTGTCATCCAGAAGTCTGGTGAAAAGCAAGTCAGTCCTCAAGTCGGAAATATAGTCCTATCATCGGGATTTCCAAGTGCTATCTCTGCGCGGAATCGGCTTCAAGATATCCAATCAACTTGTATATCAGCTTAGCTGCGGCAAATTGCGACACCAGACTCCCGGGAATCGGCATCAGCTCGACGACGTCGAATCCGACTACCCTTTTCATGGTGCAGAGCCTATTAAGTAATTCGAGAGTCTCATACCAACCGAGACCACCCGGTTCGGGAGTTCCGACACCCGGAATCACCGACGGATCGAAACCGTCAAGATCGATCGTTACATAGACATCATCGGTCAGCATCTCTATGACTTCGTCCTGCCAGTGATCTCTTCCAGTGATATCTTTGGCGAAGAGTAGCGGAATTTTTTCGGATGAAACCAGCTCAGCCTCTTCCCTGCTCAGATTCCTGATACCAACGCCAACCGTTGTCTTTACATGTTCGCGAATCCGGCGCACGGCGCAGGCATGCGAGTAAATGCTACCTTGATATTCCTGTCGCAGATCCGCGTGGGCGTCAATCTGCAGAACGGAGAGCTGTGGGAACTTCTCAGCATATGATTTCACCGGCGCGACCGAAACAGTGTGTTCTCCGCCAAGCGTGACTACGATCTTGCCGTCTCCGATAGCATCCGAAACCGCTTTCGATACACTATCGATCATAGTCCGCGGATCGGTCAGAGAATCCAGCGCCGGCAGCGTGTGAACGCCCGCTGTGTACGGCTCACTGGCAGACTCTTCATCATACAACTCGACTTCCTGCGAAGCTTCGAGGATCGCATTCGGTCCAGCGGCGGTTCCGTGACCGTATGTCGTGGCCTGCTCATAGCCGACCGGCAGCACAACATACCGCGATATGCCGTAGCTACAATCATCCCCGGTCAGACCGAGGAAATTCAACTTGTTAGCATTCTTAGTCTTCATCCCGCTCCCGTATCCGTATCTTTCGGCAGGCAATATAAACCGGATTCGTCTGAATGGAAAGGCAGAATCCAGACAGCCCAGTCACGTCAAATCAGACCTATCGATTTCAGCTTATCCAGCATTGCCGTCACATGAGTTGCCGGCCAGAAAATCCGGCCGCACTCAGTACAAATAGTGAATTCACTCTGGGTTTCATAGACGTATGGCCAAACCTTCCCTTTAACTTCATCTTTCGAAGCCCTCCGCAAGGGCCGGTTATCCTCCATACAGCGAGTCAAGACAGCCGACTCATCAATTGCCAGGTCGCATTTATCGAGAACAGCTTTGATCTGTTTCCAGGGATCATCATCGGTCAACAGCACAACATCCCGCGCAAGTTTCATTGAGGCCAGCACACTGTTTCTCGTCAGAATGGTCCTCCCCTGTTCCAGGGCAATCGCCAGAACTTGTTTAACAACATGGGTTTGCGACAGATCAGTATCGAAGCCTATCATCCGCATGTAACGGCATAGCTTGCCGACTGTCGGATCGCAAAGGAACTTGCGTCCGGTCTTACTGTTTGACATAGGTGTCATGTTACTATATACTGTTTAACTCAATGTAACGCAACTTCTTGATTGGTTGCACATTCAGAGGGCCTAGTCGCCGACAAGACTCACATTCAAGCATGTCCGACAAGAACGAAAACAAGAGGAATCTAACCAGGGTCTTTGCGTATCTGAAAAGGTATCGCCGATATTTTATAGCCGGTGGTGTAGCAATCATCCTGACGAGCGCATTCGGTCTGGTTGCGCCATGGCTGATTAAGGACGCGATAGAAACCCTCGAGAATGAAACCGCGACCAGACATAGCCTGCTTCTATATGGTCTGGGGGTCTTCGGAGTAGCGCTGGCGAGCGGTTTCTTCCTCTTCTTTCTGAGAAGGACCATCATCTGGGCTTCTCGCATCATAGAATACGACCTCAAGAACGAGTTGACACAGCATTTGCTGAAACTCCCCCAGTCGTTCTTCAACGCCACACGTACCGGCGATATCATAGCACGACTCTCCAACGATGTCGAGGCAGTCAGGATGATGATTGGCCCCGGCATCATGCACTTCGCGAACACGGTCGTTGCCGGTTCGATAGCGCTGGTGCTGATGCTCATACTCAGTCCGAAACTGACGTTGTATGCGCTTGCGCCATTTCCGGTACTGGCGATCAC comes from the Candidatus Zixiibacteriota bacterium genome and includes:
- the speB gene encoding agmatinase, which gives rise to MKTKNANKLNFLGLTGDDCSYGISRYVVLPVGYEQATTYGHGTAAGPNAILEASQEVELYDEESASEPYTAGVHTLPALDSLTDPRTMIDSVSKAVSDAIGDGKIVVTLGGEHTVSVAPVKSYAEKFPQLSVLQIDAHADLRQEYQGSIYSHACAVRRIREHVKTTVGVGIRNLSREEAELVSSEKIPLLFAKDITGRDHWQDEVIEMLTDDVYVTIDLDGFDPSVIPGVGTPEPGGLGWYETLELLNRLCTMKRVVGFDVVELMPIPGSLVSQFAAAKLIYKLIGYLEADSAQR
- a CDS encoding Mut7-C RNAse domain-containing protein; the protein is MSNSKTGRKFLCDPTVGKLCRYMRMIGFDTDLSQTHVVKQVLAIALEQGRTILTRNSVLASMKLARDVVLLTDDDPWKQIKAVLDKCDLAIDESAVLTRCMEDNRPLRRASKDEVKGKVWPYVYETQSEFTICTECGRIFWPATHVTAMLDKLKSIGLI